A genomic window from Amia ocellicauda isolate fAmiCal2 chromosome 15, fAmiCal2.hap1, whole genome shotgun sequence includes:
- the LOC136771909 gene encoding uncharacterized protein LOC136771909 isoform X1, translating to MAVDRERGLLLLVLLSTAASLTGVAVFSTVGGIADLHCKTVIYTNCSSTVWNFNSGSQTTVELVGLGKVKNNNPERAGRLSVGSNCSLHIDRLHTQDTGLYYCQQFINGKKQGVDNTVYLALLIIDVPPETELKAGSTVTLRCLLHTGHSPGVCSHPPYTSADVRLSWVSETGAELQGDTYFTERPCLSTLTVRLQTSDHNTQWRCDLIEGGAVRVSQRHTIKLTGIPEDNTTTATTATRTTTPKPNTTVTTKTVCLSTGSAVELVVRLTVFFIALIAPLVAVAVVYSKRRSSRQTEEVPSGIELDSTG from the exons ATGGctgtggacagagagagaggacttcTACTGCTGGTGCTGCTCAGCACTGCCGCCTCCCTCACAG GTGTCGCTGTGTTCTCCACTGTGGGGGGCATCGCTGATCTGCACTGTAAGACAGTGATCTATACAAACTGCTCTTCAACTGTGTGGAACTTTAACAGTGGATCTCAAACAACTGTTGAGCTGGTGGGTCTTGGGAAGGTGAAGAACAATAATCCAGAGAGAGCTGGGAGACTGAGTGTGGGGTCTAACTGCTCTCTACACATAGACAGACTCCACACACaggacactggactgtattactgTCAACAGTTCATCAATGGAAAGAAACAAGGAGTGGACAACACTGTGtatctggcccttctcatca TTGACGTCCCTCCAGAGACAGAGCTGAAGGCTGGCAGCACTGTGACTCTGCGCTGCCTCCTGCACACTGGACACAGCCCTGGAGTCTGCAGTCACCCCCCGTACACCAGTGCTGATGTGAGACTGAGCTGGGTCTCTGAGACAGGCGCTGAGCTGCAGGGAGACACATACTTCACTGAGCGCCCCTGTCTCTCCACACTGACTGTGAGGCTCCAGACCTCAGACCACAACACACAGTGGAGATGTGATCTGATAGAGGGGGGAGCAGTGAGGGTCTCTCAGAGACACACCATTAAACTCACAG GCATCCCTGAGGACAACACCACTACTGCCACTACAGCCACCAGGACTACAACACCTAAACCAAACACAACTGTAACCACCAAGACAG TGTGTCTGTCTACAGGGTCTGCAGTGGAGCTGGTGGTGAGACTGACTGTGTTCTTCATCGCTCTGATCGCCCCTCTGGTCGCTGTAGCCGTGGTTTACAGCAAGAGGAGGAGCAGCAGACAGACAG AGGAAGTGCCTTCTGGGATCGAGCTGGACTCCACAGGCTGA
- the LOC136771909 gene encoding uncharacterized protein LOC136771909 isoform X2, translating into MAVDRERGLLLLVLLSTAASLTGVAVFSTVGGIADLHCKTVIYTNCSSTVWNFNSGSQTTVELVGLGKVKNNNPERAGRLSVGSNCSLHIDRLHTQDTGLYYCQQFINGKKQGVDNTVYLALLIIDVPPETELKAGSTVTLRCLLHTGHSPGVCSHPPYTSADVRLSWVSETGAELQGDTYFTERPCLSTLTVRLQTSDHNTQWRCDLIEGGAVRVSQRHTIKLTGIPEDNTTTATTATRTTTPKPNTTVTTKTGSAVELVVRLTVFFIALIAPLVAVAVVYSKRRSSRQTEEVPSGIELDSTG; encoded by the exons ATGGctgtggacagagagagaggacttcTACTGCTGGTGCTGCTCAGCACTGCCGCCTCCCTCACAG GTGTCGCTGTGTTCTCCACTGTGGGGGGCATCGCTGATCTGCACTGTAAGACAGTGATCTATACAAACTGCTCTTCAACTGTGTGGAACTTTAACAGTGGATCTCAAACAACTGTTGAGCTGGTGGGTCTTGGGAAGGTGAAGAACAATAATCCAGAGAGAGCTGGGAGACTGAGTGTGGGGTCTAACTGCTCTCTACACATAGACAGACTCCACACACaggacactggactgtattactgTCAACAGTTCATCAATGGAAAGAAACAAGGAGTGGACAACACTGTGtatctggcccttctcatca TTGACGTCCCTCCAGAGACAGAGCTGAAGGCTGGCAGCACTGTGACTCTGCGCTGCCTCCTGCACACTGGACACAGCCCTGGAGTCTGCAGTCACCCCCCGTACACCAGTGCTGATGTGAGACTGAGCTGGGTCTCTGAGACAGGCGCTGAGCTGCAGGGAGACACATACTTCACTGAGCGCCCCTGTCTCTCCACACTGACTGTGAGGCTCCAGACCTCAGACCACAACACACAGTGGAGATGTGATCTGATAGAGGGGGGAGCAGTGAGGGTCTCTCAGAGACACACCATTAAACTCACAG GCATCCCTGAGGACAACACCACTACTGCCACTACAGCCACCAGGACTACAACACCTAAACCAAACACAACTGTAACCACCAAGACAG GGTCTGCAGTGGAGCTGGTGGTGAGACTGACTGTGTTCTTCATCGCTCTGATCGCCCCTCTGGTCGCTGTAGCCGTGGTTTACAGCAAGAGGAGGAGCAGCAGACAGACAG AGGAAGTGCCTTCTGGGATCGAGCTGGACTCCACAGGCTGA